The following DNA comes from Bombus pascuorum chromosome 3, iyBomPasc1.1, whole genome shotgun sequence.
taggctcgaggcgacaaccggtcgccgagcgtagccacggtcacgggatgaatgttccacctaacagagaagtGCCAATATTATGAGACACACGTTGTGTTAACAATCAAACCCCGAGCAGGGACAATGTCGCAGCTACGCAGGTCTGCCTAGCAACGGCTGCTGCAATCTTGTTGGTATCCCCGGCCAATATTCAACAAAACGAGCTCGATCGTAAGGAGAGGAAAGTTTTCATCATTCTTTTGTTCTTGCGATCTCTTTGGAGAGTTACACATCGTCTTTAAGGGCAGTATATGTACCGAGCGTCACAGCGAGCGTTGCTTTTGTGCTTCGGGGTATATTCTGAGTTTAACAAGGAGTTggcccgtggaccgtggattcgctatatcgaacctagggccattgtcattagcgtccagctaccgcgtccgattgtcaatcttgtatcagccatacttgtgtaataaatatctgtgcgacaatcatgaacaacactggtgaagattcattatacgcccctaccgtcaacccgacatatatatatatatatatatagtgaatattaaagtacaaagtacaaaggaatacaatgtaagctggtccagatccgaacgctagcaatgttacccttttttttttttttttttattttaacgtggaggaaatccgcacggacacccgccgcttctagggggaagagcggcgtggtagtgtcggactccaaccgactaaaacctctACGATGACCGGTCCCATTGCGACCGAGGGATGCCCGCGAACCGCTATGGCgacacaccgggcccccccgcACACACTATTCCGTCCATACTACGTCTCTTTCGCCCTCTCCCAGGGGCCGTcgtccggatccccaaccggACTGCTTGGTGCCTCCCGGGTGCTGGAAGAAGAGGTCTTTTCTTCCCCTTCGGAGGTCGCTGGCGGCTTTACGCGTCTACATGAGGCGCGTCCACGGACACCGCCGCGCCCTCGCCGGCCAGGTGGTGGTGCCAACGACGCACGGAAATTCCCAAGGAGCGGTGTTACTCATCTTGGTACTTTATCGTACCACGTGCTGCTTGTTACCctgcaatgttaccctgagactaagagaaccctgaagccaacgtcgcacatgTACCGCTTATAGTCtgtcctcgacgcattcttttgtttatgcgctgtcgatggcctcagcgcttgagaaaaccgaagaccagatgtagagttttcttagaagtggcgatcacttcgaCAAAACAACAACAGTTTCTATTtgcattaataataaatgtaaaaattttgaagCCTCATAATTTCTCTACTTTCTTTTCAAGAAGCTACATACGGTACTAATCTGATATaacatattacaatttatttttatcaatgattaaattttttgttacatgggaaagtaaaaaataagcTCTAAAAAGCGGAGCAAAAACTTGAATGCTAAGAAATATATAGCTCATATTGATTACTTCGATACACGATCAATTATTCATACACCTACACGATCTTACTTACCATTGTATTACAGCATTACTTTCAATAGTACAAGGTTAGAGATGTAAGGTCGTTCGATTGGATTAATTATCaaagtttcttttatctcCGTGGTTATCGTTTAATAAGTAAGTATACGGGTAAGGTTAATAGATAAGTATATTcatatacaattttctcttGTACAGCTTACTTATACAATTAAAGTTTGATATCAATTACACCCTTTGCACAATTATGTAAAATCACAATTTAGAGAAATAAACaggaatttcttaaattatgtaaatttttgtacCAGATCATCATTTGTACATTACCTTAGCATGTTAATCAAACATATAGGACACCTTTGTCACCTTCTATGTTCCATTGCTCATTAAAACAtgctataaaaatgtataaagtataGAAATAAGCAATTATttgtgtatttttctttttctatgataacaattgtacaaatttaatacCCTATGActttatcgttttaattttacaaatgtttttatatttcatgttaGTACGTTCTCTTTAGttcaaaatacaattaaagtGTACGTTAATTGGCTACTTAAAGAATTTTGACAGAAATATACAActgattataatttaaattaaaaatagtacaAGTATAAACgcattgttatttaaataactaaAGATTTAAGATTAATGTCATATATGTCTGCACATGATTTATGGTTATTTAATTCTACATTTGTGTATAATGCATTGTATTTACTACATGCATGTTACAACATTCTTAatcctttttatatttctgttttgttGTGAGAACAAGTGCTAATAGACATATATGTGGCTTAACAAATTCAATTGATCTTTAGAGATGCAAAcattcttttgcataattacGAATTGCTTAaatttggtaaatttaaaattaatttataagtCTAATTCATACTGTAGCTCGTTCGCTATGTCTTCAAATGTTCTTTCTGACTTAATCTATTACTGAGAAATTGGTGTTTAATGTTCCCTCATGCCCATATGTACTTCCTTTTTAGTATACACTAAAGAATTGcacatgtataatttttttcacaAGAACtacattcattttttttcacagccattttgtgaaaatataatgtaaaagataatttcaatACATTGTATTTTGCATATAGATATGCTTCTGCGATAGAACTATTTTGAAACCGGAAACTATTTAGAGTTCACGTTACTAAAAcgttaatttcttcttttttttaactatatactagaatattattcaaaaaatcTGAAACTGACGTTCCatagatttaaataatatctacaTATAATTGAATTGTTACATTATACATCCATATGTACAATATGAAATGTATCATGTACCAAACCAAAGAATTATTCTTCTTAAGCGCATTTTGTTCTTCGTTACTGTTATTTGAGATCTTGAATACTATTCATCTCCGATAGacaaatatcattaatactattaacattatttttattgttaatgCCTTCATTAACattatcatcattattattgCAAACACTGTCATTTTTTGATTCTTGACTAAATCTTACATCGTCAAGTTTTAAATCTATCGAACTCTCTGTTCTTGATACATTACTAATATCTGTATCATTCAACTCCAACTTTGTATCTATAGAAGATTCACTCTTGGATTCTGGGCTACAGCAAGAATTATCAATGCTCGATACAGATTTAGATTCAGAACATGATTCTGTATCTACATGAACCAATTGCAACGATGACGTCGATTCGATTTTAGATGATTCATTccaatttgtttctttatcttcCTTCAACTTCTTTATTAATTCTGCCCAAGGATCTTCCAAGAAAGACTTCATATCTAAATAGCATGATATGTCATTCCGTTTGCACTTGTCCTTTCGAAATCcctgaatattaataatacaatacatGTTAATGATTATAGGGTAGTAAGCATAGAAGCGAttattgaaattctattt
Coding sequences within:
- the LOC132904842 gene encoding putative uncharacterized protein DDB_G0282133, producing the protein MKQRYNKNLKMRKSPLSTPSGSKETQSYNSKSNGYKNRTGYSNRKNDRYQCTLSNNGQRYSENDFIPLNNSTPLSEYKKFSNYYGFDDRNHRNSGSGKFNHYRNNYHSTPKLNFNNSYSPYKLLGKQLFYGQKKGFRKDKCKRNDISCYLDMKSFLEDPWAELIKKLKEDKETNWNESSKIESTSSLQLVHVDTESCSESKSVSSIDNSCCSPESKSESSIDTKLELNDTDISNVSRTESSIDLKLDDVRFSQESKNDSVCNNNDDNVNEGINNKNNVNSINDICLSEMNSIQDLK